In Silene latifolia isolate original U9 population chromosome X, ASM4854445v1, whole genome shotgun sequence, the following proteins share a genomic window:
- the LOC141621746 gene encoding formin-like protein 5 has protein sequence MRRLNSMIIFAFLFNMCFIQNKLVISRMIYMHGVYSPPLQVNKLWDECLRRSSYTNVFKQIETEIGKCGIYLKLVRANLRQTATSPIRLSRKLLFTLPANHEDDVHCFGKYYHLSLQCLHKNAHTNLATLLLHQTSIPRRSLTDKSLIDYNPSSDSVSDDSIIIPPHLLFYPPQATPEVDQSSASSKPTKHQSNNLDKIIILTAASIAGIAMIFSLLVFCSLLRGRRGFRDRPKEDHHLPTLSSSDTSDSSKSSENIDLGKNTTRPQPAGQLGTSLATIPEDCLEDDVNSETQKPQSLSAGLSNGSAPPVPPPAPAFKPKAPPPPVKGARPPPAPPLGVSKQPHKREGSTSGEGSKLPSDKDGSRTKLKPFFWDKVVGNPNHSMVWDEIREGSFQFNEEKIESLFGYNPNEKRNNDRGGQLSDASQPQQIQIIDPKKSQNLSILLRALNVTTTEVCDALLEGNELPTELLHTMMRMAPTQEEELKLRLFDGNLTLLGPAERFLKILVDIPLAFKRMESLMFMTTYKEEVSNIKESFVTFEVASNELKQSRLFLKLLEAVLKTGNRMNDGTYRGGAQAFKLDTLLKLADVKGMDGKTTLLHFVVQEIIRAEGLKAIRSTKENESISSLKSDDFVEDSDIDENAQYQTLGLEIVSQISSELENVKKAAMIDADGLTMSVSKLGQSLKKIINFVNNEMDTSEEETGFYKMLVSFRDHSEGEVQWLVKEEHRISELVRKTADYFHGNAGREEGLRLFSVVRDFLLMLDKICAQLKQSIPKPVRNNDTNDKNTSPEMPSQEKPLSTHDMRQRLFPTIIGSQLSDSGLDSDSN, from the exons ATGAGAAGGCTCAACTCTATGATCATTTTTGCCTTCTTGTTTAATATGTGTTTTATTCAAAACAAACTTGTTATTTCCCGGATGATTTATATGCATGGGGTTTATTCTCCTCCTTTGCAGGTCAACAAATTATGG GATGAGTGTTTGCGGAGGAGCAGCTATACAAATGTCTTCAAACAAATAGAAACGGAAATTGGGAAGTGTGGCATCTATTTGAAGTTAGTTAGAGCTAACTTAAGACAAACAGCTACATCCCCGATTCGATTATCTCGCAAACTTTTGTTTACACTACCAGCAAATCATGAAGATGATGTGCATTGTTTCGGCAAATATTATCATCTTTCATTACAGTGTTTACACAAAAATGCACATACCAATCTTGCTACATTACTATTGCACCAAACTTCTATTCCTAGAAGATCTCTTACTGACAAATCACTAATAG ATTATAATCCATCATCTGATAGCGTGTCCGATGATTCAATCATCATACCACCTCATCTACTATTTTATCCACCACAAGCAACACCGGAAGTTGATCAGAGCTCAGCATCTAGTAAACCAACTAAACATCAGAGTAATAATTTGGACAAAATTATTATTCTCACTGCTGCATCAATAGCAGGAATAGCGATGATATTTTCGTTACTTGTATTTTGCTCTTTACTTAGAGGTAGGAGGGGCTTTCGAGATAGACCAAAAGAGGATCATCATCTTCCGACATTGAGCTCCAGTGACACCTCAG ACTCATCAAAAAGTTCAGAAAATATTGATTTGGGAAAGAACACGACTAGACCACAGCCAGCTGGCCAACTTGGCACGTCCTTGGCAACTATTCCAGAGGATTGCTTGGAGGATGATGTAAATAGTGAAACACAGAAGCCTCAAAGTTTATCAGCTGGACTATCAAATGGTTCGGCTCCACCAGTACCACCACCAGCACCAGCATTCAAGCCTAAAGCTCCTCCACCACCAGTAAAAGGTGCACGACCTCCACCTGCACCTCCATTAGGAGTAAGTAAACAGCCTCATAAACGAGAGGGGTCAACTTCAGGTGAAGGATCTAAGCTTCCAAGTGACAAGGATGGCTCACGGACCAAGTTAAAACCGTTCTTTTGGGATAAAGTGGTTGGAAACCCTAATCACTCCATGGTTTGGGATGAAATAAGGGAGGGCTCTTTCCA GTTCAATGAGGAGAAGATAGAATCTTTGTTTGGCTATAATCCTAATGAGAAAAGAAACAATGATCGAGGAGGGCAATTGTCGGATGCTTCTCAACCGCAACAAATACAAATAATTGATCCCAAGAAATCACAGAATCTATCCATACTTCTGAGAGCACTTAACGTGACAACGACAGAAGTTTGTGATGCCCTATTAGAAG GCAATGAACTTCCTACTGAGTTGTTGCACACCATGATGAGGATGGCACCTACACAAGAAGAAGAACTTAAACTTCGATTATTCGATGGTAATCTTACTCTACTTGGACCAGCGGAGCGCTTTTTGAAAATATTGGTTGACATTCCACTTGCTTTTAAACGAATGGAGTCTCTCATGTTCATGACGACATACAAAGAAGAAGTATCGAATATTAAAGAGTCTTTTGTTACATTTGAG GTAGCTTCTAATGAGCTTAAGCAAAGCAgactgttccttaaactattggAGGCTGTTTTAAAAACAGGCAATCGCATGAACGATGGTACTTATCGTGGGGGTGCTCAAGCATTCAAACTGGACACCCTCTTAAAACTTGCTGATGTAAAAGGAATGGACGGAAAAACTACACTCTTACATTTTGTTGTCCAAGAGATCATTAGAGCAGAAGGATTAAAAGCCATTCGATCTACAAAAGAGAACGAAAGTATATCCAGCCTTAAGTCTGATGATTTTGTAGAAGATTCTGACATTGACGAAAATGCACAATACCAAACTCTTGGACTTGAAATTGTTTCTCAAATTAGTTCAGAACTTGAAAATGTCAAGAAAGCGGCCATGATAGACGCTGATGGGTTGACAATGTCAGTATCCAAACTCGGTCAGtcattaaaaaaaataataaatttcgtgaacAATGAAATGGACACCTCTGAGGAGGAGACTGGTTTTTATAAGATGCTAGTGAGTTTTAGAGATCATTCTGAAGGCGAGGTACAATGGTTAGTAAAAGAAGAACACAGGATATCAGAATTGGTAAGAAAAACAGCAGATTATTTCCACGGGAATGCTGGAAGGGAAGAAGGCCTTCGTCTCTTCAGTGTTGTACGTGATTTTCTACTAATGCTCGATAAGATATGTGCACAGCTAAAACAATCTATTCCCAAGCCCGTAAGAAATAATGATACCAATGATAAAAATACATCACCAGAAATGCCATCTCAGGAGAAACCATTGTCAACACATGACATGCGACAACGATTATTTCCTACCATCATCGGTAGCCAACTGAGTGACTCCGGTTTGGATTCAGACTCCAATTAA